One window of the Magnolia sinica isolate HGM2019 chromosome 19, MsV1, whole genome shotgun sequence genome contains the following:
- the LOC131235507 gene encoding sirohydrochlorin ferrochelatase, chloroplastic isoform X1, whose product MEVISAPTRLMYSPSFPPQVNVNRTSIASNIKNPSWVSPKSVYFQRNYKKIGPFCTKWGLNVRNEGFVEGERSGVSDRDGVIIVDHGSRRTESNLMLNVFVEMFRDKTGYPIVEPAHMELAEPSIKGAFDSCVRQGANRVIISPFFLFPGRHWHQDIPSLAAEAAKEHPGVSYMITAPLGLHELMVDVMNGRIKHCLSHVAGDADECAVCAGTGRCRLH is encoded by the exons ATGGAGGTCATCTCTGCTCCGACGCGACTGATGTATTCTCCATCCTTCCCTCCTCAAGTTAACGTTAACag AACTTCAATTGCATCAAATATCAAAAACCCAAGTTGGGTTTCTCCCAAATCCGTTTATTTCCAGAGAAattataaaaagattggaccTTTTTGTACGAAATGGGGTTTAAATGTCAGAAATGAAGGGTTTGTTGAAGGAGAGAGAAGTGGTGTGAGCGATAGGGACGGTGTGATTATCGTCGATCACGGATCCCGGCGCACTGAATCCAATCTCATGCTCA ATGTGTTCGTAGAGATGTTTAGAGATAAAACTGGGTACCCGATTGTGGAACCTGCTCACATG GAGTTGGCGGAACCATCAATCAAAGGCGCATTCGATTCATGTGTGCGACAAGGGGCAAATCGGGTTATCATCAGTCCATTCTTTCTCTTCCCCGGTAGGCATTGGCACCAG GATATTCCATCTTTAGCAGCTGAAGCTGCAAAGGAGCATCCGGGTGTCTCGTACATGATAACGGCACCTCTTGGCCTGCATGAGTTGATGGTG GATGTCATGAATGGTAGAATCAAGCACTGCTTGAGCCATGTAGCTGGAGATGCAGATGAATGTGCTGTTTGCGCCGGGACAGGTAGATGCCGCCTGCATTGA
- the LOC131235507 gene encoding sirohydrochlorin ferrochelatase, chloroplastic isoform X2: MEVISAPTRLMYSPSFPPQVNVNRIADVFVEMFRDKTGYPIVEPAHMELAEPSIKGAFDSCVRQGANRVIISPFFLFPGRHWHQDIPSLAAEAAKEHPGVSYMITAPLGLHELMVDVMNGRIKHCLSHVAGDADECAVCAGTGRCRLH, translated from the exons ATGGAGGTCATCTCTGCTCCGACGCGACTGATGTATTCTCCATCCTTCCCTCCTCAAGTTAACGTTAACag AATTGCAGATGTGTTCGTAGAGATGTTTAGAGATAAAACTGGGTACCCGATTGTGGAACCTGCTCACATG GAGTTGGCGGAACCATCAATCAAAGGCGCATTCGATTCATGTGTGCGACAAGGGGCAAATCGGGTTATCATCAGTCCATTCTTTCTCTTCCCCGGTAGGCATTGGCACCAG GATATTCCATCTTTAGCAGCTGAAGCTGCAAAGGAGCATCCGGGTGTCTCGTACATGATAACGGCACCTCTTGGCCTGCATGAGTTGATGGTG GATGTCATGAATGGTAGAATCAAGCACTGCTTGAGCCATGTAGCTGGAGATGCAGATGAATGTGCTGTTTGCGCCGGGACAGGTAGATGCCGCCTGCATTGA